In Ruminococcaceae bacterium BL-6, a genomic segment contains:
- a CDS encoding protein of unknown function (Evidence 5 : Unknown function), whose translation MFFKGRYAIILSNLSNPERGTGALFRGRRRLEPGSGKRGDRPPVSRVAGCPALRG comes from the coding sequence TTGTTTTTTAAGGGGCGGTATGCTATAATATTATCAAATCTGTCGAACCCGGAGCGGGGCACCGGCGCGCTTTTCCGCGGGCGCCGGCGTTTGGAACCGGGCAGCGGAAAAAGGGGCGACCGGCCCCCTGTTTCGCGGGTTGCGGGATGCCCGGCCTTACGGGGCTGA
- the cbiD gene encoding Cobalt-precorrin-5B C(1)-methyltransferase, which produces MQGDFCCTGVFFTKGIAGLAFEHYIYKNQKKLRCGYTTGSCAAIAARGAVRLLLTGKAGPSETIVTPSGVRVCAELLDCARGADFAQCAVRKDGGDDPDATDGALIYARAEKAPGAGVSVEGGKGVGRVTKKGLDQPVGAAAINRVPRRMILLEAERAGREAGYPGGLRIVISVPEGEKIAAKTFNPRLGIEGGISILGTSGIVEPMSEQAMADSIRLELSRLRVDGRSGAVLTPGNYGADFLKERFGALLPLTVKCSNFFGATLDNAVQLGFERILVVGHIGKLVKLAAGIMNTHSRWADARMEILTAHAALCGAPRAALREVMDSATCDAALEVLGRERLVRPVMESVMEKIGFHLSRRVGCGVRAEAVMFSNGYGLLGETTGADGLIRELTEES; this is translated from the coding sequence GTGCAGGGGGATTTTTGCTGCACGGGCGTTTTTTTCACGAAGGGGATTGCGGGTTTGGCTTTTGAGCATTATATTTATAAAAACCAGAAAAAACTCCGCTGCGGCTACACCACGGGAAGCTGCGCGGCGATCGCCGCCCGCGGCGCGGTGCGCCTGCTGCTGACCGGAAAAGCGGGCCCTTCGGAAACGATCGTCACGCCTTCGGGGGTCCGCGTCTGCGCGGAGCTTCTGGACTGTGCGCGCGGCGCGGATTTCGCGCAGTGCGCCGTCAGGAAGGACGGCGGAGACGACCCCGACGCGACGGATGGGGCCCTGATTTACGCCAGGGCGGAAAAGGCCCCGGGCGCGGGCGTTTCGGTCGAGGGCGGGAAAGGCGTCGGCCGCGTGACGAAAAAAGGGCTCGACCAGCCCGTGGGGGCCGCCGCGATCAACCGCGTGCCGCGCCGGATGATCCTTCTGGAAGCGGAGCGGGCGGGCCGCGAAGCCGGCTATCCGGGCGGCCTCCGCATCGTGATCTCCGTCCCGGAAGGAGAGAAGATCGCCGCGAAAACGTTCAATCCCCGCCTCGGCATCGAAGGGGGAATCTCCATTCTGGGGACGAGCGGGATCGTGGAGCCGATGAGCGAGCAGGCCATGGCGGACAGCATCCGGCTCGAGCTCAGCCGCCTGCGGGTCGACGGACGCTCCGGCGCCGTCCTGACGCCGGGAAACTACGGGGCGGATTTTCTGAAAGAGCGGTTCGGCGCGCTTCTTCCCCTCACGGTCAAGTGCTCCAACTTTTTCGGGGCGACGCTCGATAACGCCGTGCAGCTCGGCTTTGAACGGATTCTGGTGGTGGGCCACATCGGAAAGCTCGTCAAGCTGGCCGCGGGCATCATGAACACCCACTCCCGCTGGGCCGACGCCCGCATGGAGATCCTGACGGCACACGCCGCGCTGTGCGGGGCGCCGCGCGCGGCCCTGCGGGAAGTGATGGATTCTGCGACCTGCGACGCCGCGCTGGAGGTTCTGGGCCGCGAGAGGCTTGTGCGCCCGGTGATGGAAAGCGTGATGGAAAAGATCGGTTTTCACCTTTCCCGACGCGTCGGATGCGGCGTCCGGGCGGAAGCGGTGATGTTCAGCAACGGGTACGGCCTTCTGGGGGAAACCACCGGGGCCGACGGCTTGATTCGGGAACTGACGGAGGAATCGTGA